A part of Flavobacteriaceae bacterium GSB9 genomic DNA contains:
- a CDS encoding NAD(P)H-hydrate dehydratase: protein MKIFSKEQIYKGDRLTAERQQISSTDLMERAGTQIFNWLHARMQGAQVPIHVFCGIGNNGGDGLVLARHLVTHGYNVKTYVVNYSDKRSKDFLINYDHIKNVTKAWPILLKSEDDFPEIKQEDIIVDGVFGIGLNRPVHDWVKALFVHFRKTKAFTLSIDIPSGLFTDKPVEDEDAVVWAGFTLSFASPKLVFFLPETAKYSVQWAVLDIGLDQEFLHTTETEAELIGKHEILPNYMPREKFAHKGQFGHALVIGGSFGKIGAVNLASRATLSAGAGLVSAYVPKCGYVPLQTAFPEAMVVTDIDENIITKIKFDIDPNVIAFGIGVGVDPKTEKAFKNFLKNNNSPLVIDADGLNIISNNKELLKLLPETPSVLTPHPKELERLIGIWRDDFDKLKRVKDFSKKHNVIVVIKGAHTITVFDERLYVNTTGNPGIATAGSGDVLTGIITGLIAQGYHPVVASIFGVYLHGRSADIALEDFGYQSLIASHIIEYLGEAFLDLFKQPEQRQQQENQEKTEKQ, encoded by the coding sequence ATGAAAATCTTTTCAAAAGAACAAATTTATAAAGGCGACCGATTAACTGCCGAAAGACAGCAAATTTCTTCAACAGATTTAATGGAACGTGCCGGCACCCAAATTTTCAATTGGCTACATGCTCGCATGCAGGGTGCCCAGGTGCCCATTCACGTGTTTTGTGGTATAGGTAACAATGGCGGAGACGGTTTGGTACTTGCACGGCATTTGGTAACGCACGGTTATAATGTAAAAACTTATGTTGTTAATTATAGCGATAAGCGCTCCAAGGATTTTTTGATTAATTATGATCACATTAAAAACGTGACCAAAGCATGGCCAATCTTATTAAAAAGTGAAGACGACTTTCCTGAAATAAAACAAGAAGATATTATAGTTGACGGTGTTTTTGGTATTGGATTAAACCGCCCCGTTCATGATTGGGTAAAAGCCCTTTTTGTTCATTTTAGAAAAACGAAGGCTTTTACGCTGTCCATAGATATTCCTTCTGGGCTGTTTACAGACAAGCCTGTTGAAGACGAAGATGCTGTGGTTTGGGCCGGATTTACATTAAGTTTTGCTTCGCCCAAATTGGTATTCTTTTTACCTGAAACAGCCAAGTATTCGGTGCAATGGGCGGTATTGGATATTGGTTTGGATCAAGAATTTTTGCATACTACCGAAACAGAAGCCGAACTTATTGGAAAACATGAAATATTGCCCAATTACATGCCTCGCGAAAAATTTGCCCACAAAGGGCAATTTGGTCATGCTTTGGTTATTGGTGGTAGCTTCGGAAAAATAGGAGCGGTAAATTTGGCCTCTCGGGCCACACTATCTGCTGGCGCCGGTTTAGTTTCTGCTTATGTGCCAAAATGTGGCTATGTGCCTTTGCAAACAGCTTTCCCTGAAGCTATGGTGGTTACCGATATCGATGAAAACATTATTACCAAAATTAAATTCGATATCGACCCTAACGTAATCGCTTTTGGTATTGGGGTTGGTGTTGACCCTAAAACAGAGAAGGCTTTTAAAAACTTTTTAAAGAACAATAACTCGCCATTGGTAATTGATGCCGACGGTCTTAATATTATATCCAATAATAAGGAACTATTAAAGTTGCTGCCAGAAACACCAAGTGTTTTAACGCCGCACCCAAAAGAATTAGAGCGGTTAATAGGAATTTGGAGAGATGATTTTGACAAACTGAAAAGAGTGAAAGACTTTTCGAAAAAACACAATGTAATTGTTGTGATAAAAGGTGCGCACACAATCACTGTTTTTGATGAAAGACTTTATGTGAATACCACCGGGAATCCAGGTATAGCCACAGCTGGAAGTGGCGATGTGTTAACTGGAATCATTACGGGTTTAATCGCCCAAGGGTATCATCCTGTGGTAGCTTCAATCTTTGGAGTCTATTTACATGGACGCTCGGCCGATATCGCTTTAGAAGATTTTGGTTACCAAAGCTTGATTGCCAGCCACATCATTGAGTATTTAGGCGAAGCCTTTCTCGATTTATTTAAACAACCTGAGCAACGACAACAACAAGAAAATCAAGAAAAAACTGAAAAGCAATAA
- the thrA gene encoding bifunctional aspartate kinase/homoserine dehydrogenase I encodes MKVLKFGGTSVGSSNNINKVINILEDYGKNDTIACVVSAVGGITDKLLLAGKQAQTKDEAFTETFNTIKNIHFNIINELNSSNNEGIISYVDEKLDELKSLLEGIYLINELSPKTSDKLVGFGELLSSYIIAETMKNRGLSADRKNSQELVITNSNFTKAEVDYSITNKNIQEYFNSAPQSITILPGFISKSKSGEQTTLGRGGSDFTAAIIAAALKVDQLEIWTDVSGMFTTNPKMVRQAYPIKKISYQEAMELSHFGAKVLYPPTVQPVLTLGIPIHIKNTLEPEADGTMISNDPVSANGPVKGISNINNIALLTLQGSGMVGIPGFSKRLFETLSQEKINVILITQASSEHSICLGIEAKDAEAAKTAIDTVFENEIALNKIDPLIVETGLAIIALVGDNMKNHQGISGKMFSSLGRNNINIRAIAQGASEKNISAVILESDVKKALNTLHEQFFETKTKQLNVFITGVGNVGERLVEQIKQQRKYLKDNLKIKLRVVGLSNSRKMLFNEEGINLNNWKEQLTDAEQASLQGFFEKTKSLNLRNSIFVDVTANKDVADLYAQYLKQSIGVVACNKIACSSDFENYSLLKRLSLEYNAPLLFETNVGAGLPIIDTLNNLIASGDKVTSIQAVLSGSLNFVFNNFNDTTKFYDVVKQAGAEGYTEPDPRIDLSGVDVARKILILARESGSKMDLEDIENLPFLSEAGLKSDSVEDFYETLKTDEAHYQKLYASAKEKNCQLKYVAQFNNGKANVGLQEIPEGHPFYNLEGSDNIVMFYTKRYAQQPMIIKGAGAGADVTASGLFADIIRVGNE; translated from the coding sequence ATGAAGGTTTTAAAATTTGGTGGAACTTCAGTAGGTTCTTCAAACAACATAAATAAAGTTATAAACATTTTAGAAGATTACGGTAAAAACGATACGATTGCCTGCGTGGTTTCGGCTGTTGGCGGCATTACAGATAAATTGCTTTTGGCCGGAAAACAAGCCCAAACCAAAGATGAGGCGTTTACCGAAACGTTCAATACCATAAAAAACATTCATTTCAACATAATAAATGAATTAAACTCTAGCAACAACGAGGGCATTATAAGTTATGTTGACGAAAAGCTTGACGAACTTAAAAGCCTATTGGAGGGCATTTATTTAATTAATGAATTGTCTCCAAAAACATCAGATAAATTAGTGGGTTTTGGCGAATTGCTTTCATCTTACATTATTGCCGAGACCATGAAAAATCGTGGATTGTCGGCTGATAGAAAAAATTCTCAAGAACTTGTTATTACCAATTCCAATTTCACAAAAGCAGAGGTTGACTACAGCATCACCAACAAAAATATTCAGGAATATTTTAATTCGGCTCCGCAAAGCATCACGATTCTTCCTGGGTTTATCTCAAAATCGAAATCGGGAGAGCAAACCACTTTAGGGCGTGGCGGTTCAGATTTTACCGCAGCCATTATTGCAGCGGCATTAAAAGTAGACCAGCTTGAAATTTGGACCGATGTGAGCGGCATGTTCACTACCAATCCAAAAATGGTAAGACAGGCCTACCCGATTAAAAAAATATCGTATCAAGAAGCGATGGAGTTATCTCATTTTGGAGCCAAAGTATTGTATCCACCAACGGTACAACCTGTATTGACTTTGGGTATTCCTATTCATATAAAGAATACTTTAGAGCCCGAAGCAGATGGTACGATGATCTCTAACGATCCCGTTAGTGCCAATGGTCCTGTAAAAGGCATCAGTAACATCAATAACATTGCTTTATTGACCTTACAAGGTAGTGGCATGGTTGGTATTCCAGGGTTCTCAAAACGTTTGTTCGAAACCTTATCCCAAGAAAAAATCAATGTGATTTTAATTACCCAGGCGTCTTCAGAGCATTCCATTTGTTTGGGTATTGAAGCCAAAGATGCCGAGGCAGCTAAAACTGCCATCGATACGGTTTTTGAAAATGAGATTGCATTGAATAAAATAGATCCTCTAATTGTTGAAACTGGTTTGGCCATTATTGCTTTGGTTGGCGACAATATGAAAAACCATCAAGGGATAAGCGGTAAAATGTTCAGCAGTTTAGGACGAAATAATATTAATATTAGAGCCATTGCACAAGGGGCTTCAGAAAAAAATATTTCAGCAGTTATTTTGGAAAGCGACGTAAAAAAAGCACTTAATACTTTACACGAGCAATTTTTTGAAACCAAAACCAAACAACTTAACGTGTTTATTACTGGTGTTGGTAATGTTGGCGAGCGTTTGGTCGAGCAAATAAAGCAACAGAGAAAATATTTAAAGGACAATTTAAAAATAAAACTTCGAGTTGTTGGTTTATCCAATTCAAGAAAAATGTTGTTCAATGAAGAAGGCATTAATTTAAATAACTGGAAAGAACAGTTGACTGATGCCGAACAGGCTAGTTTACAAGGCTTCTTTGAAAAAACTAAGTCACTGAATTTACGCAACAGTATTTTTGTTGATGTTACAGCAAATAAAGATGTAGCCGATTTGTATGCGCAATACCTAAAACAAAGTATTGGTGTTGTGGCTTGTAATAAAATTGCATGTTCGAGTGATTTTGAAAATTATAGTTTATTAAAACGTTTGTCGTTGGAATACAACGCTCCGCTGTTGTTTGAAACCAATGTTGGTGCTGGATTGCCTATTATTGATACTTTAAACAATTTAATTGCATCTGGCGATAAAGTAACCTCTATTCAAGCGGTACTTTCAGGAAGTTTGAACTTCGTGTTTAATAATTTCAACGATACAACCAAGTTTTACGATGTCGTTAAACAAGCTGGAGCCGAGGGGTACACCGAGCCAGACCCAAGAATTGACTTGAGCGGAGTTGATGTGGCTAGAAAAATTTTAATCCTTGCTAGGGAAAGTGGTTCTAAAATGGATTTGGAAGACATTGAAAACCTACCCTTTTTATCGGAAGCTGGCTTAAAGAGTGATTCGGTTGAAGATTTTTACGAAACCTTAAAAACCGATGAAGCCCATTACCAAAAATTATATGCTTCGGCAAAAGAAAAAAATTGTCAACTTAAATATGTTGCGCAATTCAATAACGGTAAGGCTAATGTAGGTTTACAGGAAATTCCCGAAGGACACCCATTCTATAATCTTGAAGGCAGCGATAATATCGTTATGTTTTATACCAAACGCTATGCGCAACAACCCATGATTATAAAAGGAGCTGGTGCTGGTGCCGATGTAACGGCCTCTGGTTTATTTGCCGATATCATTAGAGTTGGAAACGAGTAA
- a CDS encoding homoserine kinase, protein MNEIKIFSPATVANVACGFDVLGFCLDSIGDDMVIRKIDKKGIFISHIEGFDLPYETAKNVAGVSALAMYDAMDVDFGFEIEIYKRIKPGSGIGSSAASAVGSVFGMNELLGRPFNKTQLTEFAIKGEALASKCEHADNLAPALFGGFTLVKSVSPLKILEIPCPDDLYATIIHPQIEIKTSESRAVLPKEVPLGDAITQWSNLGSLVHGLHINDYNLIKDSLHDVIIEPHRSKLIPHYSEVKNAVLNAGALGACISGSGPSIFTLNIGLEISKSVSDAMKEIYSKTNIDFDIHVSKINTQGVKIIE, encoded by the coding sequence ATGAACGAAATAAAAATTTTTTCGCCTGCTACCGTTGCCAATGTGGCTTGTGGCTTTGATGTGTTGGGATTCTGTTTAGACAGTATTGGTGACGATATGGTGATTCGGAAAATCGACAAAAAAGGCATTTTTATTTCACATATTGAAGGTTTTGATTTGCCTTACGAAACCGCAAAAAATGTAGCTGGGGTGTCTGCCTTAGCCATGTACGATGCCATGGATGTCGATTTTGGTTTTGAAATTGAAATATATAAAAGAATTAAACCCGGAAGCGGTATTGGCAGCAGTGCCGCCAGTGCTGTGGGCAGCGTTTTTGGAATGAACGAACTCTTGGGCCGACCGTTCAATAAAACACAATTAACCGAATTTGCCATAAAAGGTGAAGCATTAGCGAGTAAGTGCGAACACGCCGATAACTTGGCTCCTGCCCTTTTTGGCGGGTTTACCTTGGTGAAAAGTGTATCGCCTTTAAAAATTTTGGAAATCCCATGCCCTGATGATTTATATGCCACCATTATTCATCCCCAAATTGAAATAAAAACATCAGAGTCTCGTGCGGTTTTACCTAAAGAAGTCCCTCTGGGAGATGCCATTACACAATGGTCTAACTTAGGAAGTTTGGTACATGGGCTACATATTAACGATTACAATTTAATAAAAGACTCATTGCACGATGTTATTATTGAACCACACCGTAGCAAACTTATTCCGCATTATTCCGAAGTCAAAAATGCCGTGCTAAATGCCGGTGCACTTGGTGCTTGTATATCGGGCTCAGGACCTTCAATATTTACTTTAAACATAGGATTGGAAATATCTAAAAGCGTGTCTGATGCCATGAAAGAAATCTACTCAAAAACAAATATAGATTTTGATATTCATGTCTCTAAAATTAACACCCAAGGCGTTAAAATAATTGAATAA
- the thrC gene encoding threonine synthase translates to MNYYSLNRKAPNSTFKNAVIKGLAPDKGLYFPESITPLPKSFFDNIDNLSNPELAYEAIKQFVSPEIPEDILKTIVKETLSFDFPVVKLNDNISTLELFHGPTMAFKDVGARFMARCLGYFNKDNDKEVTVLVATSGDTGGAVANGFLGVKGVNVVILYPSGKVSEIQEKQLTTLGQNIKALEVDGTFDDCQAMVKTAFLDESLTSKMQLTSANSINVARWLPQLFYFMFAYKQLHNKYDDIVFSVPSGNFGNICAGMMAQQLGLPIKHFVASNNVNNVVTRYLTSQLYEPKPSIQTISNAMDVGAPSNFIRIQEIYKNNFETLKENISSYSFTDKETKAAMLEIFNNYNYVADPHGAVGYLGCKAHLKERPNAHCVFLETAHPTKFLDVVEDVVKEEQPLPKQIQSVMGKEKESTVISSYDDLKLFLLK, encoded by the coding sequence ATGAATTACTATTCACTAAACCGAAAAGCTCCAAACTCAACTTTCAAAAATGCTGTAATAAAAGGTTTGGCACCCGATAAAGGCTTGTACTTTCCAGAAAGCATCACGCCATTGCCTAAATCTTTTTTCGATAATATTGATAATTTATCAAATCCTGAATTGGCTTATGAAGCCATTAAACAATTTGTTTCACCCGAAATTCCAGAAGACATCTTAAAAACGATTGTGAAAGAAACATTGTCTTTTGATTTTCCTGTGGTGAAGTTAAACGACAACATTTCTACCCTAGAACTCTTCCATGGTCCAACTATGGCATTTAAGGATGTAGGTGCACGTTTTATGGCACGCTGCTTGGGCTACTTTAACAAAGACAACGATAAAGAAGTAACCGTTTTGGTGGCCACATCGGGTGATACCGGTGGTGCCGTAGCCAATGGCTTTTTAGGCGTAAAAGGGGTGAATGTTGTTATCCTTTACCCAAGTGGCAAAGTGAGCGAAATTCAAGAAAAACAATTAACCACACTGGGGCAAAACATTAAAGCTCTTGAGGTTGATGGCACTTTTGATGATTGCCAGGCTATGGTAAAAACAGCATTTTTAGATGAAAGCTTAACCAGTAAAATGCAGTTAACATCAGCAAACTCCATAAACGTAGCGCGCTGGTTACCACAGTTGTTCTACTTTATGTTTGCTTATAAGCAGCTACACAATAAATACGACGATATTGTATTTTCTGTACCTAGCGGTAATTTTGGAAATATCTGTGCCGGCATGATGGCGCAACAGCTTGGTTTACCTATTAAGCATTTTGTAGCTTCTAACAACGTTAACAACGTTGTTACCCGTTATTTAACATCACAATTATATGAGCCCAAACCTTCCATCCAAACCATTAGTAACGCTATGGATGTTGGAGCCCCAAGTAACTTTATTCGTATTCAGGAGATTTACAAAAACAATTTTGAAACCTTAAAAGAGAATATTTCGTCGTACAGTTTTACGGATAAAGAAACTAAGGCAGCTATGCTGGAAATTTTCAACAATTACAACTATGTGGCCGACCCACATGGTGCTGTGGGTTATTTAGGCTGTAAAGCACACTTAAAGGAGCGCCCAAATGCTCATTGTGTGTTTTTGGAAACCGCCCACCCCACTAAGTTTTTAGATGTTGTTGAGGACGTTGTAAAAGAAGAACAACCTTTGCCTAAACAAATACAATCAGTGATGGGTAAAGAAAAAGAATCTACAGTAATTTCATCTTATGATGATTTGAAACTTTTTTTATTAAAATAA
- a CDS encoding CAP domain-containing protein: protein MKSPIKLPVLALLALLSFASCSTNSIEDEAEALELKLVSQQAKVIELEILNLINDHRLSQGLSPLEDMSIVKSVAFSHTDYMVDKDEVSHHNFYTRSNYLKANAGAQQVSENVAYGYSSAESVVDAWIKSEAHKDNIEGDFTNFDISAEKNEEGRWFFTNIFIKK, encoded by the coding sequence ATGAAATCACCAATCAAACTGCCTGTATTGGCATTATTGGCCTTGCTATCGTTTGCTTCATGCTCAACAAACAGCATTGAAGATGAAGCCGAAGCACTAGAACTTAAACTAGTTTCTCAACAGGCCAAAGTCATCGAGCTCGAAATTTTAAATCTAATTAACGATCATCGCTTGTCGCAAGGCTTAAGCCCTTTAGAAGACATGAGTATAGTTAAATCTGTTGCATTTAGCCATACCGATTATATGGTTGATAAAGATGAGGTATCGCATCATAATTTTTATACTCGAAGTAATTATTTAAAGGCCAATGCGGGAGCACAACAGGTATCTGAAAATGTGGCTTATGGTTATAGTTCTGCTGAATCAGTTGTTGATGCTTGGATAAAAAGTGAAGCTCACAAAGACAACATTGAAGGTGACTTTACGAATTTTGACATTTCTGCCGAGAAAAATGAAGAAGGTAGGTGGTTTTTTACCAATATCTTTATAAAAAAATAA
- the pdxH gene encoding pyridoxamine 5'-phosphate oxidase: MEKDLSNYRKSYEKAELRLSGVPDNPLELFQKWFYEVDSHFDDIEANAMTMSTIGLDGYPKSRVVLLKRFTYEGFIFYTNYNSEKGKAIDANPNVCLSFFWPGAERQIIIKGRAEKIAANLSDGYFESRPRGSQLGAMVSNQSEVVDSREVLESQLSALESKFEGKEIPRPSHWGGYIIKPVEIEFWQGRPNRLHDRIRYQLQKDYNWQIARLAP; encoded by the coding sequence ATGGAAAAGGATTTGAGCAATTATAGGAAGTCTTATGAAAAGGCCGAATTAAGACTTTCAGGAGTACCCGATAATCCTCTGGAATTGTTTCAAAAATGGTTTTATGAGGTCGATAGTCATTTTGATGATATTGAAGCAAATGCCATGACGATGTCAACTATTGGATTAGATGGATATCCAAAAAGCAGAGTGGTTTTGCTTAAAAGGTTTACCTATGAAGGTTTTATTTTCTATACCAATTACAACAGTGAAAAAGGGAAGGCCATAGACGCAAATCCTAATGTGTGTTTGTCCTTTTTTTGGCCAGGAGCAGAACGGCAGATTATAATAAAAGGGAGGGCAGAAAAAATTGCTGCTAATTTAAGTGATGGTTATTTTGAATCTAGACCCCGAGGCAGTCAATTAGGAGCCATGGTTTCCAACCAAAGCGAAGTAGTTGATAGCAGGGAAGTTCTTGAGTCCCAGCTGTCAGCTCTCGAATCAAAATTTGAAGGTAAAGAAATTCCTCGGCCCTCGCACTGGGGGGGCTATATTATTAAGCCCGTTGAAATAGAATTTTGGCAAGGCCGCCCCAATAGATTACATGACCGTATTCGTTACCAACTTCAGAAGGACTATAACTGGCAAATAGCCAGGCTAGCTCCATAA